The Misgurnus anguillicaudatus chromosome 15, ASM2758022v2, whole genome shotgun sequence genome has a window encoding:
- the fam118b gene encoding protein FAM118B isoform X3, which yields MDYYTNKYSSTLVEQMSAAEKQRRYRARRDADPYRREQYLQKQRDARDKLIKQGKVKSILELNEREKQSRRDGWRKAQQRRRQRKKMLELRVTPKEEDNQDLLWSHLQNQSESSRMASVITVKTEKRPLLETEDGDTVAKKARKLLPSLKTKRAPELVLVIGTGVSSAVAPQVPALRSWKGLIQALLDAANDFDLLEEEESRRFQKSLQEDKNLVHVAHDLIQKLSPRTGNVRSTFFKDCLYEVFDDLECKMENAGKHLLRSVLQLMESGALVLTTNFDNLLEIYAAHQGTKLESLDLTDEKKVLEWAQEKRRLSVLHIHGVYTNPSGIVLHPAGYQNVLRNTEVMREIQKLYETKSFVFLGCGRTVDDTTFQALFLEAVKHKSDLEHFMLVRREDVGEFKKLRDNMLDKGIKVISYGNEYSDLPEYFERLANEICNRDMEREAVTNGWGSPISNDEESQNGFTTQNLLKVHASRTIKP from the exons ATGGATTATTACACTAACAAGTATTCGTCAACATTGGTTGAACAGATGtcagcagcagagaaacagcGGAGATACAGGGCTCGACGAGATGCTGATCCCTACAGAAGAGAACAGTATTTACAAAAGCAGAGAGACGCACGGGACAAGCTAATAAAGCAAGGTAAAGTCAAATCCATTTTAGAGTTaaatgagagagagaaacaaagcAGAAGAGACGGATGGAGGAAAGCCCAGCAGAGAAGACGACAGAGAAAGAAAATGCTAGAACTCAGAGTTACTCCGAAAGAAGAAGACAACCAAGATCTGTTATGGAGCCACCTGCAGAATCAAAGTGAAAG cagTCGAATGGCCTCTGTTATTACAGTGAAGACAGAAAAGCGTCCATTACTGGAAACTGAGGATGGCGACACTGTGGCTAAGAAGGCCAG GAAGTTGTTGCCCAGCCTGAAGACCAAGCGAGCGCCTGAGCTTGTGCTGGTGATTGGGACTGGGGTGAGCTCAGCCGTAGCTCCTCAGGTTCCTGCTCTGCGCTCTTGGAAAGGTTTGATCCAGGCGCTCCTGGATGCGGCCAATGACTTCGATTTGCTCGAAGAGGAAGAGAGTCGCCGCTTCCAGAAAAGTCTGCAGGAGGACAAGAACCTGGTGCACGTTGCTCATGACCTCATTCAGAAACTATCACCG CGGACGGGAAATGTAcgatccactttttttaaagactGCCTCTACGAAGTGTTCGATGACCTGGAATGTAAGATGGAGAACGCTGGCAAGCATCTCCTCCGCTCAGTGTTGCAGCTGATGGAGAGCGGAGCTCTTGTCCTCACCACCAACTTTGACAACCTGCTCGAGATCTATGCTGCTCACCAAGGGACCAAGCTGGAGTCTCTGGATCTCACAGATGAGAAGAAG gtTCTGGAGTGGGCTCAGGAGAAGAGACGGCTAAGCGTCCTCCACATTCACGGTGTTTACACAAACCCCAGCGGCATCGTACTGCATCCTGCAGGCTACCAGAACGTTCTGAGGAACACGGAAGTCAT GAGGGAAATCCAGAAACTCTACGAAACCAAGTCGTTTGTGTTCCTGGGCTGTGGGAGGACGGTGGACGACACCACCTTCCAGGCCCTGTTCCTCGAGGCGGTGAAGCACAAGTCTGACCTTGAACATTTCATGCTGGTGCGGCGAGAGGACGTGGGAGAGTTCAAAAAGCTTCGCGATAACATGCTTGACAAGGGCATTAAGGTCATCTCGTATGGAAACGAATACTCCGACCTGCCGGAATACTTTGAGCGGCTGGCCAACGAGATCTGCAATCGGGACATGGAGCGGGAGGCGGTAACCAACGGTTGGG gATCGCCCATCTCAAACGATGAAGAAAGCCAAAATGGTTTTACAACCCAGAATCTCCTGAAAG TGCATGCTTCTAGAACGATTAAACCATAG
- the fam118b gene encoding protein FAM118B isoform X4: MDYYTNKYSSTLVEQMSAAEKQRRYRARRDADPYRREQYLQKQRDARDKLIKQGKVKSILELNEREKQSRRDGWRKAQQRRRQRKKMLELRVTPKEEDNQDLLWSHLQNQSESRMASVITVKTEKRPLLETEDGDTVAKKARKLLPSLKTKRAPELVLVIGTGVSSAVAPQVPALRSWKGLIQALLDAANDFDLLEEEESRRFQKSLQEDKNLVHVAHDLIQKLSPRTGNVRSTFFKDCLYEVFDDLECKMENAGKHLLRSVLQLMESGALVLTTNFDNLLEIYAAHQGTKLESLDLTDEKKVLEWAQEKRRLSVLHIHGVYTNPSGIVLHPAGYQNVLRNTEVMREIQKLYETKSFVFLGCGRTVDDTTFQALFLEAVKHKSDLEHFMLVRREDVGEFKKLRDNMLDKGIKVISYGNEYSDLPEYFERLANEICNRDMEREAVTNGWGSPISNDEESQNGFTTQNLLKVHASRTIKP; encoded by the exons ATGGATTATTACACTAACAAGTATTCGTCAACATTGGTTGAACAGATGtcagcagcagagaaacagcGGAGATACAGGGCTCGACGAGATGCTGATCCCTACAGAAGAGAACAGTATTTACAAAAGCAGAGAGACGCACGGGACAAGCTAATAAAGCAAGGTAAAGTCAAATCCATTTTAGAGTTaaatgagagagagaaacaaagcAGAAGAGACGGATGGAGGAAAGCCCAGCAGAGAAGACGACAGAGAAAGAAAATGCTAGAACTCAGAGTTACTCCGAAAGAAGAAGACAACCAAGATCTGTTATGGAGCCACCTGCAGAATCAAAGTGAAAG TCGAATGGCCTCTGTTATTACAGTGAAGACAGAAAAGCGTCCATTACTGGAAACTGAGGATGGCGACACTGTGGCTAAGAAGGCCAG GAAGTTGTTGCCCAGCCTGAAGACCAAGCGAGCGCCTGAGCTTGTGCTGGTGATTGGGACTGGGGTGAGCTCAGCCGTAGCTCCTCAGGTTCCTGCTCTGCGCTCTTGGAAAGGTTTGATCCAGGCGCTCCTGGATGCGGCCAATGACTTCGATTTGCTCGAAGAGGAAGAGAGTCGCCGCTTCCAGAAAAGTCTGCAGGAGGACAAGAACCTGGTGCACGTTGCTCATGACCTCATTCAGAAACTATCACCG CGGACGGGAAATGTAcgatccactttttttaaagactGCCTCTACGAAGTGTTCGATGACCTGGAATGTAAGATGGAGAACGCTGGCAAGCATCTCCTCCGCTCAGTGTTGCAGCTGATGGAGAGCGGAGCTCTTGTCCTCACCACCAACTTTGACAACCTGCTCGAGATCTATGCTGCTCACCAAGGGACCAAGCTGGAGTCTCTGGATCTCACAGATGAGAAGAAG gtTCTGGAGTGGGCTCAGGAGAAGAGACGGCTAAGCGTCCTCCACATTCACGGTGTTTACACAAACCCCAGCGGCATCGTACTGCATCCTGCAGGCTACCAGAACGTTCTGAGGAACACGGAAGTCAT GAGGGAAATCCAGAAACTCTACGAAACCAAGTCGTTTGTGTTCCTGGGCTGTGGGAGGACGGTGGACGACACCACCTTCCAGGCCCTGTTCCTCGAGGCGGTGAAGCACAAGTCTGACCTTGAACATTTCATGCTGGTGCGGCGAGAGGACGTGGGAGAGTTCAAAAAGCTTCGCGATAACATGCTTGACAAGGGCATTAAGGTCATCTCGTATGGAAACGAATACTCCGACCTGCCGGAATACTTTGAGCGGCTGGCCAACGAGATCTGCAATCGGGACATGGAGCGGGAGGCGGTAACCAACGGTTGGG gATCGCCCATCTCAAACGATGAAGAAAGCCAAAATGGTTTTACAACCCAGAATCTCCTGAAAG TGCATGCTTCTAGAACGATTAAACCATAG
- the fam118b gene encoding protein FAM118B isoform X2 has translation MDYYTNKYSSTLVEQMSAAEKQRRYRARRDADPYRREQYLQKQRDARDKLIKQGKVKSILELNEREKQSRRDGWRKAQQRRRQRKKMLELRVTPKEEDNQDLLWSHLQNQSERLNIMLISRMASVITVKTEKRPLLETEDGDTVAKKARKLLPSLKTKRAPELVLVIGTGVSSAVAPQVPALRSWKGLIQALLDAANDFDLLEEEESRRFQKSLQEDKNLVHVAHDLIQKLSPRTGNVRSTFFKDCLYEVFDDLECKMENAGKHLLRSVLQLMESGALVLTTNFDNLLEIYAAHQGTKLESLDLTDEKKVLEWAQEKRRLSVLHIHGVYTNPSGIVLHPAGYQNVLRNTEVMREIQKLYETKSFVFLGCGRTVDDTTFQALFLEAVKHKSDLEHFMLVRREDVGEFKKLRDNMLDKGIKVISYGNEYSDLPEYFERLANEICNRDMEREAVTNGWGSPISNDEESQNGFTTQNLLKDYHS, from the exons ATGGATTATTACACTAACAAGTATTCGTCAACATTGGTTGAACAGATGtcagcagcagagaaacagcGGAGATACAGGGCTCGACGAGATGCTGATCCCTACAGAAGAGAACAGTATTTACAAAAGCAGAGAGACGCACGGGACAAGCTAATAAAGCAAGGTAAAGTCAAATCCATTTTAGAGTTaaatgagagagagaaacaaagcAGAAGAGACGGATGGAGGAAAGCCCAGCAGAGAAGACGACAGAGAAAGAAAATGCTAGAACTCAGAGTTACTCCGAAAGAAGAAGACAACCAAGATCTGTTATGGAGCCACCTGCAGAATCAAAGTGAAAGGTTAAATATCATGTTAAT cagTCGAATGGCCTCTGTTATTACAGTGAAGACAGAAAAGCGTCCATTACTGGAAACTGAGGATGGCGACACTGTGGCTAAGAAGGCCAG GAAGTTGTTGCCCAGCCTGAAGACCAAGCGAGCGCCTGAGCTTGTGCTGGTGATTGGGACTGGGGTGAGCTCAGCCGTAGCTCCTCAGGTTCCTGCTCTGCGCTCTTGGAAAGGTTTGATCCAGGCGCTCCTGGATGCGGCCAATGACTTCGATTTGCTCGAAGAGGAAGAGAGTCGCCGCTTCCAGAAAAGTCTGCAGGAGGACAAGAACCTGGTGCACGTTGCTCATGACCTCATTCAGAAACTATCACCG CGGACGGGAAATGTAcgatccactttttttaaagactGCCTCTACGAAGTGTTCGATGACCTGGAATGTAAGATGGAGAACGCTGGCAAGCATCTCCTCCGCTCAGTGTTGCAGCTGATGGAGAGCGGAGCTCTTGTCCTCACCACCAACTTTGACAACCTGCTCGAGATCTATGCTGCTCACCAAGGGACCAAGCTGGAGTCTCTGGATCTCACAGATGAGAAGAAG gtTCTGGAGTGGGCTCAGGAGAAGAGACGGCTAAGCGTCCTCCACATTCACGGTGTTTACACAAACCCCAGCGGCATCGTACTGCATCCTGCAGGCTACCAGAACGTTCTGAGGAACACGGAAGTCAT GAGGGAAATCCAGAAACTCTACGAAACCAAGTCGTTTGTGTTCCTGGGCTGTGGGAGGACGGTGGACGACACCACCTTCCAGGCCCTGTTCCTCGAGGCGGTGAAGCACAAGTCTGACCTTGAACATTTCATGCTGGTGCGGCGAGAGGACGTGGGAGAGTTCAAAAAGCTTCGCGATAACATGCTTGACAAGGGCATTAAGGTCATCTCGTATGGAAACGAATACTCCGACCTGCCGGAATACTTTGAGCGGCTGGCCAACGAGATCTGCAATCGGGACATGGAGCGGGAGGCGGTAACCAACGGTTGGG gATCGCCCATCTCAAACGATGAAGAAAGCCAAAATGGTTTTACAACCCAGAATCTCCTGAAAG ACTATCACTCGTGA
- the fam118b gene encoding protein FAM118B isoform X1 codes for MDYYTNKYSSTLVEQMSAAEKQRRYRARRDADPYRREQYLQKQRDARDKLIKQGKVKSILELNEREKQSRRDGWRKAQQRRRQRKKMLELRVTPKEEDNQDLLWSHLQNQSERLNIMLISRMASVITVKTEKRPLLETEDGDTVAKKARKLLPSLKTKRAPELVLVIGTGVSSAVAPQVPALRSWKGLIQALLDAANDFDLLEEEESRRFQKSLQEDKNLVHVAHDLIQKLSPRTGNVRSTFFKDCLYEVFDDLECKMENAGKHLLRSVLQLMESGALVLTTNFDNLLEIYAAHQGTKLESLDLTDEKKVLEWAQEKRRLSVLHIHGVYTNPSGIVLHPAGYQNVLRNTEVMREIQKLYETKSFVFLGCGRTVDDTTFQALFLEAVKHKSDLEHFMLVRREDVGEFKKLRDNMLDKGIKVISYGNEYSDLPEYFERLANEICNRDMEREAVTNGWGSPISNDEESQNGFTTQNLLKVHASRTIKP; via the exons ATGGATTATTACACTAACAAGTATTCGTCAACATTGGTTGAACAGATGtcagcagcagagaaacagcGGAGATACAGGGCTCGACGAGATGCTGATCCCTACAGAAGAGAACAGTATTTACAAAAGCAGAGAGACGCACGGGACAAGCTAATAAAGCAAGGTAAAGTCAAATCCATTTTAGAGTTaaatgagagagagaaacaaagcAGAAGAGACGGATGGAGGAAAGCCCAGCAGAGAAGACGACAGAGAAAGAAAATGCTAGAACTCAGAGTTACTCCGAAAGAAGAAGACAACCAAGATCTGTTATGGAGCCACCTGCAGAATCAAAGTGAAAGGTTAAATATCATGTTAAT cagTCGAATGGCCTCTGTTATTACAGTGAAGACAGAAAAGCGTCCATTACTGGAAACTGAGGATGGCGACACTGTGGCTAAGAAGGCCAG GAAGTTGTTGCCCAGCCTGAAGACCAAGCGAGCGCCTGAGCTTGTGCTGGTGATTGGGACTGGGGTGAGCTCAGCCGTAGCTCCTCAGGTTCCTGCTCTGCGCTCTTGGAAAGGTTTGATCCAGGCGCTCCTGGATGCGGCCAATGACTTCGATTTGCTCGAAGAGGAAGAGAGTCGCCGCTTCCAGAAAAGTCTGCAGGAGGACAAGAACCTGGTGCACGTTGCTCATGACCTCATTCAGAAACTATCACCG CGGACGGGAAATGTAcgatccactttttttaaagactGCCTCTACGAAGTGTTCGATGACCTGGAATGTAAGATGGAGAACGCTGGCAAGCATCTCCTCCGCTCAGTGTTGCAGCTGATGGAGAGCGGAGCTCTTGTCCTCACCACCAACTTTGACAACCTGCTCGAGATCTATGCTGCTCACCAAGGGACCAAGCTGGAGTCTCTGGATCTCACAGATGAGAAGAAG gtTCTGGAGTGGGCTCAGGAGAAGAGACGGCTAAGCGTCCTCCACATTCACGGTGTTTACACAAACCCCAGCGGCATCGTACTGCATCCTGCAGGCTACCAGAACGTTCTGAGGAACACGGAAGTCAT GAGGGAAATCCAGAAACTCTACGAAACCAAGTCGTTTGTGTTCCTGGGCTGTGGGAGGACGGTGGACGACACCACCTTCCAGGCCCTGTTCCTCGAGGCGGTGAAGCACAAGTCTGACCTTGAACATTTCATGCTGGTGCGGCGAGAGGACGTGGGAGAGTTCAAAAAGCTTCGCGATAACATGCTTGACAAGGGCATTAAGGTCATCTCGTATGGAAACGAATACTCCGACCTGCCGGAATACTTTGAGCGGCTGGCCAACGAGATCTGCAATCGGGACATGGAGCGGGAGGCGGTAACCAACGGTTGGG gATCGCCCATCTCAAACGATGAAGAAAGCCAAAATGGTTTTACAACCCAGAATCTCCTGAAAG TGCATGCTTCTAGAACGATTAAACCATAG
- the fam118b gene encoding protein FAM118B isoform X5 yields the protein MASVITVKTEKRPLLETEDGDTVAKKARKLLPSLKTKRAPELVLVIGTGVSSAVAPQVPALRSWKGLIQALLDAANDFDLLEEEESRRFQKSLQEDKNLVHVAHDLIQKLSPRTGNVRSTFFKDCLYEVFDDLECKMENAGKHLLRSVLQLMESGALVLTTNFDNLLEIYAAHQGTKLESLDLTDEKKVLEWAQEKRRLSVLHIHGVYTNPSGIVLHPAGYQNVLRNTEVMREIQKLYETKSFVFLGCGRTVDDTTFQALFLEAVKHKSDLEHFMLVRREDVGEFKKLRDNMLDKGIKVISYGNEYSDLPEYFERLANEICNRDMEREAVTNGWGSPISNDEESQNGFTTQNLLKVHASRTIKP from the exons ATGGCCTCTGTTATTACAGTGAAGACAGAAAAGCGTCCATTACTGGAAACTGAGGATGGCGACACTGTGGCTAAGAAGGCCAG GAAGTTGTTGCCCAGCCTGAAGACCAAGCGAGCGCCTGAGCTTGTGCTGGTGATTGGGACTGGGGTGAGCTCAGCCGTAGCTCCTCAGGTTCCTGCTCTGCGCTCTTGGAAAGGTTTGATCCAGGCGCTCCTGGATGCGGCCAATGACTTCGATTTGCTCGAAGAGGAAGAGAGTCGCCGCTTCCAGAAAAGTCTGCAGGAGGACAAGAACCTGGTGCACGTTGCTCATGACCTCATTCAGAAACTATCACCG CGGACGGGAAATGTAcgatccactttttttaaagactGCCTCTACGAAGTGTTCGATGACCTGGAATGTAAGATGGAGAACGCTGGCAAGCATCTCCTCCGCTCAGTGTTGCAGCTGATGGAGAGCGGAGCTCTTGTCCTCACCACCAACTTTGACAACCTGCTCGAGATCTATGCTGCTCACCAAGGGACCAAGCTGGAGTCTCTGGATCTCACAGATGAGAAGAAG gtTCTGGAGTGGGCTCAGGAGAAGAGACGGCTAAGCGTCCTCCACATTCACGGTGTTTACACAAACCCCAGCGGCATCGTACTGCATCCTGCAGGCTACCAGAACGTTCTGAGGAACACGGAAGTCAT GAGGGAAATCCAGAAACTCTACGAAACCAAGTCGTTTGTGTTCCTGGGCTGTGGGAGGACGGTGGACGACACCACCTTCCAGGCCCTGTTCCTCGAGGCGGTGAAGCACAAGTCTGACCTTGAACATTTCATGCTGGTGCGGCGAGAGGACGTGGGAGAGTTCAAAAAGCTTCGCGATAACATGCTTGACAAGGGCATTAAGGTCATCTCGTATGGAAACGAATACTCCGACCTGCCGGAATACTTTGAGCGGCTGGCCAACGAGATCTGCAATCGGGACATGGAGCGGGAGGCGGTAACCAACGGTTGGG gATCGCCCATCTCAAACGATGAAGAAAGCCAAAATGGTTTTACAACCCAGAATCTCCTGAAAG TGCATGCTTCTAGAACGATTAAACCATAG